CCCACCCCGCCTTTCTGGTTCACAATCGTAATTATTCTTGCCATATTATCTTCATTTCTTCAAACTATTTCTGGACAGAGTAAAAATGGCGCGGGTGCCGTGATGAAGCTCCACTCGCAATAACTGCCTGGGTTTGAGGGCTTCGATGTCTGCGATTTCCCTGGCTTTATAAATAATCAATTGGCCGTTTGGCTTCAAAAGCCGGCGCAGGGACGCGTGATAGCGTTCCTCCAATTTCACAGCCCGGCAGAGGATGAGATCAAAGCTTTCTCCCCGAAAATCTTCGAGGCGGGAACAGACTGTCTTGCAATCTGTTAACTCCAGTTTGGCAATCATTTTTTCCACAGCCAGGATTTTCTTGCGGGTGGAA
This region of Candidatus Cloacimonadota bacterium genomic DNA includes:
- the rsmG gene encoding 16S rRNA (guanine(527)-N(7))-methyltransferase RsmG, giving the protein MSVERDIFQKYLRELRLAEPEALLESFDLYHSLLLEANAGLNLFSRATPPSELWTKHFLDSLLPLNCVDFTGKNVLDFGTGGGLPGIPIKLAVLQCRMTLLDSTRKKILAVEKMIAKLELTDCKTVCSRLEDFRGESFDLILCRAVKLEERYHASLRRLLKPNGQLIIYKAREIADIEALKPRQLLRVELHHGTRAIFTLSRNSLKK